A region of Sphingobium baderi DNA encodes the following proteins:
- a CDS encoding helix-turn-helix transcriptional regulator: MGNVQTTGHSSADVILCQPVTASYFHVENSIVANGIRADIRHFAWERSCDAQFEANSHYLDYSLGPRAHGARLLSEGRRNTPPFGEVAYLPMGSQFEARCEPSEYRVLCLTFEDIMAERIFQSEDLPGSLPPCFDVKSPWVRQGLARIAKEVRNPGFAQDMLVETIALSLIIDLCRHLQMRPVSDDMCDGRMADWRLRRLQERIDAGLNGPLSIVDLAQECGLSSRHLMRTFKNTVGTTISSYISDARIMRAKRELVQEGAMIKVVAGNCGFQSAAAFSAAFRKATGISPRRFRQEMLHGAR, translated from the coding sequence ATGGGAAACGTGCAAACTACCGGACACAGCTCTGCTGACGTCATACTTTGCCAACCGGTCACGGCCTCCTATTTCCATGTCGAAAACAGCATCGTCGCCAACGGCATTCGCGCCGACATTCGTCATTTTGCGTGGGAACGATCCTGCGACGCGCAGTTTGAAGCGAACAGTCACTACCTGGATTATTCGCTGGGGCCGCGTGCACATGGAGCGCGGTTGCTGTCGGAGGGGCGGCGCAACACACCGCCCTTCGGCGAGGTGGCCTATCTGCCGATGGGATCTCAGTTTGAGGCGCGTTGCGAGCCCAGCGAATATCGGGTCCTTTGCCTCACCTTCGAAGATATCATGGCTGAACGCATCTTTCAGAGCGAGGATCTCCCTGGTTCCCTGCCGCCCTGTTTCGACGTTAAGTCTCCATGGGTTCGGCAAGGCCTTGCCCGCATTGCCAAAGAGGTTCGCAATCCGGGCTTTGCACAGGATATGCTGGTAGAAACCATCGCCTTGTCATTGATCATCGACCTGTGCCGCCATCTCCAGATGCGACCGGTTTCGGACGACATGTGCGATGGACGGATGGCGGATTGGCGCCTGCGCCGCCTTCAGGAGCGTATCGATGCCGGGTTGAACGGTCCCCTGTCCATCGTCGACCTGGCGCAAGAGTGCGGGCTGAGTTCACGGCATCTGATGCGAACCTTCAAGAACACCGTGGGGACGACCATCAGCAGCTATATTTCCGATGCGCGGATCATGCGGGCCAAACGTGAACTGGTTCAGGAGGGGGCGATGATAAAGGTCGTCGCGGGCAATTGCGGGTTCCAGAGCGCCGCTGCGTTCAGCGCCGCTTTTCGCAAGGCGACCGGGATAAGCCCGCGTCGTTTTCGACAGGAAATGTTGCACGGCGCAAGATAG
- a CDS encoding TonB-dependent receptor — translation MLLSSAVVAVQSAQAQDSQTPQNRVTGGIEDIVVTARRTEENLQTTPVAVTALGAEAIKNAQITDAAALQKTAPGLSISTGSAGGSGFANISIRGSATLNPGTANDPAVATYLDGVYIARPSQGLTDLIDMQRIEVLRGPQGTLFGRNTTGGALNIITRDPTGDFEGEVRGRIGNYGLRNAGATLNVPIMGEELAMRVVYEFTDRNGYARNSFTGQDVNDRNSQYVRGKIKWAPADSDWSVTLAGDYNKIKDHGQFVGLKDFLPTANPAIGAINALFPLSAYLHTKDSWYTTANQQFINNYTTEGKYSGRNNGYDRLTASGGSLTVEGRLGDINVKSITAYRYSFSIGLGELDGTPIQILAAESYYGSKQWSQELQFSGDLTDRLSYIFGGYYSNEKGSEASLSQTFGVLQPPTSTNKGYAENRSAVRNKSTGVFGQLYYDITDRLSFTGGLRWTWDTRGTTSFNRTSINPSVCAPELVAQPDFQPPCSLGRVAKFNYPAWTAGLDFKANDNVFAYIKTSGAAKAGGWNLRNGSVNTPAFDPEKVKDIELGLKLESDDRRARANIAIFYSWQTGVQRNAGAVVNGLTTQYLLNAGDQDVYGAEFELTVIPWEGMTLAGNASLQAGNYRRGSFTETRAIAGGTGADCVPNPANPAAPLCIVDRSGENVPQLPKTQVNISANQVFPLGFGELALHANYSYVSSQWFDTTTADPRESAATIAALTRQNQLGRIDGYGLLDGRVSVTLNEPDLEVYAFAKNITGKKYTTRSFSNLYSSLGVAFEWIGQPFTWGVGTTFRF, via the coding sequence TTGCTACTGTCATCCGCGGTAGTCGCGGTCCAGTCAGCGCAAGCGCAAGACAGTCAAACGCCACAGAATCGCGTTACAGGGGGTATTGAAGATATCGTCGTTACCGCGCGTCGCACGGAAGAAAATCTCCAGACCACCCCGGTAGCAGTCACCGCGCTTGGCGCGGAAGCGATCAAGAACGCGCAGATTACGGACGCGGCGGCGCTGCAGAAAACCGCACCGGGCCTGTCCATCTCCACCGGCTCGGCCGGTGGCTCGGGCTTTGCCAATATTTCCATCCGCGGTTCGGCCACGCTTAACCCTGGCACAGCGAACGATCCGGCAGTCGCTACCTATCTGGACGGTGTCTATATCGCGCGTCCGTCGCAGGGGTTGACTGATCTTATCGACATGCAACGGATCGAGGTATTGCGCGGACCGCAGGGGACGCTATTCGGCCGGAATACGACCGGCGGTGCCCTTAACATCATCACCCGGGATCCCACGGGCGATTTCGAAGGCGAAGTGCGCGGTCGGATCGGCAATTATGGTCTGCGTAATGCAGGCGCCACGCTCAACGTCCCGATCATGGGCGAAGAACTCGCGATGCGCGTCGTCTATGAATTCACCGATCGCAACGGCTATGCCCGCAACAGCTTCACTGGACAGGACGTCAATGACCGCAACAGCCAATATGTGCGCGGCAAGATCAAATGGGCGCCGGCGGACAGCGACTGGTCGGTCACGCTCGCAGGCGACTATAACAAGATCAAAGACCATGGGCAGTTTGTCGGGCTGAAGGATTTTCTGCCTACAGCCAACCCCGCCATCGGCGCTATCAACGCGCTGTTTCCGCTCTCCGCCTATCTTCATACCAAGGATAGCTGGTACACCACCGCCAACCAGCAATTCATCAACAACTACACGACCGAAGGTAAGTATAGCGGCCGGAACAACGGCTATGATCGTCTGACCGCATCCGGCGGATCGTTGACGGTTGAAGGGCGGCTGGGCGATATCAATGTCAAATCGATCACTGCCTATCGGTACAGCTTTTCCATCGGTCTGGGCGAACTCGATGGCACGCCGATCCAGATCCTGGCGGCGGAAAGCTATTATGGATCGAAGCAATGGTCCCAGGAACTTCAGTTCTCGGGCGATCTGACCGATCGACTCAGCTATATTTTCGGCGGTTACTATTCCAATGAAAAGGGCTCGGAGGCATCGCTCTCTCAGACCTTCGGAGTGCTTCAACCGCCGACCTCCACCAACAAGGGCTATGCCGAGAATCGGTCGGCTGTGCGGAATAAATCGACGGGTGTGTTCGGCCAGCTCTATTACGATATCACGGATCGGTTGAGCTTCACGGGTGGTCTTCGCTGGACCTGGGATACGCGCGGTACTACATCGTTCAATCGTACCAGCATCAATCCCAGCGTCTGTGCGCCCGAACTGGTGGCCCAGCCCGACTTCCAGCCACCTTGCAGCTTGGGACGGGTTGCGAAATTCAACTATCCTGCCTGGACGGCAGGGTTGGATTTCAAGGCGAACGACAATGTCTTCGCCTATATCAAAACCAGCGGCGCTGCCAAGGCAGGTGGTTGGAACCTGCGTAACGGGTCGGTCAACACGCCAGCCTTCGATCCGGAAAAGGTGAAGGACATCGAACTGGGCCTGAAATTGGAATCGGACGATCGCCGCGCACGCGCCAACATCGCGATATTCTATTCCTGGCAGACGGGCGTGCAGCGTAATGCGGGCGCTGTGGTCAACGGCCTCACCACCCAATATCTTCTGAATGCCGGCGATCAGGACGTGTATGGCGCCGAATTCGAACTGACCGTGATTCCGTGGGAGGGCATGACGCTGGCCGGTAATGCAAGCTTGCAGGCTGGCAACTATCGCAGGGGCAGTTTCACCGAAACTCGTGCCATCGCAGGCGGCACAGGCGCGGACTGCGTCCCGAACCCGGCCAACCCGGCGGCTCCGTTATGCATCGTGGATCGTAGCGGTGAAAATGTGCCACAGCTGCCCAAAACACAGGTCAACATCAGTGCGAATCAGGTGTTTCCGCTGGGATTTGGGGAACTGGCGCTGCACGCGAACTATTCCTATGTCAGTAGCCAGTGGTTTGACACGACGACGGCTGACCCGCGGGAATCCGCTGCAACTATCGCAGCTCTCACCCGGCAGAACCAGTTGGGTCGCATTGATGGTTATGGCCTGCTCGACGGACGGGTTTCAGTCACGCTGAACGAACCTGATCTGGAAGTCTACGCCTTCGCCAAGAACATCACCGGCAAGAAGTATACGACCCGGTCATTCAGCAATCTCTATTCCAGCCTCGGGGTGGCATTCGAATGGATCGGTCAGCCCTTCACCTGGGGGGTAGGCACGACCTTCCGGTTCTGA
- a CDS encoding cytochrome P450 — protein sequence MNEEAATNLDEMAHDFLMVSETYSGTGPANPYPMLAELREEEPVMDGDILARFGVPSQADYAGSGRPVMTVFRYPDVHAILRDSTNWKSYIMADGFGAAVDNLLLTGMDDEEHKKYRALLAPAFAMPVIARLQETMMRPIIQREYTDKLRPKGSADLVRELALPFPVRVVYALFGFPDDGDGDTVMKFASWALRILSGPQIDPAKLAVTGPAAMDAGQQLFDHVLPIVRARRASGDEREDLISFMQNVELEGQRFTDEEITGFVRMLLLAAAETTSRSFANLLIMLFENPEAMEKVRADRSLINKAITESMRLDPVATNLARIAAQDMEVCGVTVPKGTAVTLSIGAANRDPSTYERPNDFWLERPMRPLLSFGFGPHICMGMHIARMEMAVALDLLLDFPNLRLDPAHPHPVIRGMHMRGADAVHAIWDA from the coding sequence ATGAACGAAGAAGCAGCGACCAATCTGGACGAGATGGCGCATGATTTCCTTATGGTGAGCGAAACCTACAGCGGCACCGGCCCTGCCAATCCCTATCCCATGCTCGCAGAACTCCGCGAGGAGGAGCCGGTCATGGATGGTGACATCCTCGCCCGCTTCGGGGTGCCGAGCCAGGCCGACTATGCCGGCAGTGGCCGTCCGGTCATGACCGTTTTCCGCTATCCCGACGTACACGCGATCCTGCGCGATTCCACCAACTGGAAAAGCTATATCATGGCCGACGGCTTCGGCGCCGCGGTCGACAATCTCCTTCTCACCGGCATGGATGACGAAGAACACAAGAAATATCGCGCCCTGCTGGCTCCGGCCTTTGCCATGCCGGTTATCGCCCGCCTGCAGGAAACGATGATGCGCCCCATCATTCAGCGCGAGTATACCGACAAACTCCGGCCCAAGGGGAGCGCGGACCTGGTTCGCGAACTTGCTTTGCCCTTCCCTGTGCGGGTCGTCTACGCGTTGTTTGGCTTTCCCGATGACGGGGATGGCGACACGGTCATGAAATTCGCCAGTTGGGCCCTACGCATATTGAGCGGGCCACAGATCGATCCCGCCAAGCTGGCGGTTACCGGACCGGCCGCTATGGATGCCGGTCAGCAACTGTTCGATCATGTGCTGCCCATCGTCCGCGCCCGCCGGGCATCGGGCGACGAGCGCGAAGACCTGATCAGCTTCATGCAGAATGTCGAACTCGAAGGCCAACGCTTCACGGACGAGGAAATTACCGGTTTCGTTCGGATGCTGCTACTCGCGGCGGCGGAGACGACAAGCCGGAGTTTCGCGAACCTGCTGATCATGCTGTTCGAAAATCCCGAAGCGATGGAAAAAGTGCGTGCCGACCGCAGCCTGATCAACAAAGCCATTACAGAATCGATGCGCCTTGATCCGGTCGCAACCAACCTAGCCCGCATCGCGGCGCAGGACATGGAAGTGTGCGGCGTGACCGTTCCCAAGGGCACTGCGGTCACCTTGTCGATCGGAGCGGCGAACCGCGATCCGTCGACCTATGAGCGTCCGAACGACTTCTGGTTGGAAAGGCCTATGCGGCCGCTGCTCAGCTTCGGGTTCGGCCCGCACATCTGCATGGGCATGCATATCGCCCGTATGGAAATGGCAGTGGCTTTGGACCTGCTGCTCGATTTCCCAAATCTGCGGCTCGACCCTGCACATCCGCATCCGGTTATCCGTGGCATGCACATGCGCGGCGCGGACGCGGTCCACGCTATCTGGGACGCCTGA
- a CDS encoding MmgE/PrpD family protein, with protein MSGAQQAIESILIGGPENGSGRSPEATIAAWASSLCYEDLPADVVAGMKLLLRTIIGTAVAGATADGCEDVVAQVMEWGGTTEASIWFHGGKVPVHAAALANSTMARALDICDFAVPGQHIGSSLVPVVLGMAERVGGVSGRTLIAAMTAGSEIAIRLGHVARLDGFDPTGACSIFAPTIAAGRILGLTEKQMANALALAFNKAGSSFQSNVDASLAVRVIQGFVSQDSVICAQLAQRNITGPKNWLTGIWGYYHLFCKDARNDSLLLGGLGEQWFARNFGYKTRPQCGATISSTDAVMDLLKAHPFEPEDVDRIDIHMAAEGPCSLVGSGFELGDNPQVNGQFNVRYCVANAIVRKTVRLAHFTNEAVADPQVGALAQRIHTHLTPELMEGRVELAARVAVEIRFQDGRILTCGADGPSGIGAKAKTEEQHLTDFHEHVNYGGKPIAKDTANAIVSQISRLEEMEDVRDILCLLT; from the coding sequence ATGAGCGGGGCGCAGCAAGCAATCGAGTCAATTCTTATAGGCGGCCCCGAAAATGGTTCCGGGCGGAGCCCCGAGGCGACCATCGCAGCATGGGCAAGCAGCCTCTGCTATGAGGATCTGCCCGCCGATGTCGTTGCCGGGATGAAATTGTTGCTGCGTACGATCATCGGCACGGCGGTCGCTGGCGCGACGGCGGACGGGTGCGAAGATGTGGTGGCGCAGGTCATGGAATGGGGAGGCACGACGGAGGCTTCCATCTGGTTCCACGGCGGGAAGGTTCCAGTTCACGCAGCGGCACTGGCCAACAGCACCATGGCGCGCGCGCTCGACATTTGTGACTTTGCTGTGCCTGGGCAGCATATCGGCAGCAGCCTCGTGCCCGTGGTGCTGGGCATGGCCGAACGGGTGGGCGGGGTAAGCGGACGCACACTGATCGCAGCCATGACTGCCGGTTCAGAGATCGCAATCCGCTTGGGGCATGTGGCGCGGCTGGACGGCTTCGATCCCACCGGAGCTTGCTCGATCTTCGCGCCGACGATTGCCGCGGGCCGCATCCTCGGTCTCACCGAAAAGCAGATGGCCAATGCGCTGGCGCTCGCTTTCAACAAGGCGGGCAGCAGCTTCCAGAGCAATGTCGACGCCTCGCTCGCCGTGCGGGTCATCCAGGGTTTCGTGTCGCAGGATTCCGTCATCTGCGCCCAACTCGCCCAACGCAACATCACTGGCCCGAAAAACTGGCTCACCGGCATATGGGGCTATTATCATCTATTCTGCAAAGATGCGCGCAACGATTCCCTCCTGCTCGGCGGGCTGGGTGAGCAGTGGTTCGCGCGCAATTTCGGTTACAAGACACGCCCTCAATGCGGCGCAACCATCTCCAGCACCGATGCCGTCATGGATCTGTTGAAGGCCCATCCCTTCGAACCGGAGGATGTCGACCGGATCGACATTCACATGGCGGCTGAAGGGCCGTGCAGCCTCGTCGGATCGGGCTTCGAGTTGGGTGACAATCCGCAGGTCAACGGCCAGTTCAATGTCCGCTATTGCGTGGCCAACGCCATTGTACGCAAAACCGTTCGGCTTGCCCATTTCACCAACGAAGCAGTTGCCGATCCCCAGGTTGGCGCGCTGGCGCAGCGCATCCATACTCACCTGACCCCGGAATTGATGGAAGGTCGCGTCGAGCTTGCCGCACGCGTTGCGGTCGAGATTCGTTTCCAGGACGGACGCATTCTAACCTGCGGAGCAGACGGGCCGTCGGGCATAGGCGCCAAGGCCAAGACCGAAGAGCAGCATCTTACCGACTTCCATGAGCATGTGAATTATGGCGGTAAGCCGATCGCCAAAGATACCGCAAACGCCATCGTTTCGCAGATTTCCCGTCTGGAAGAGATGGAGGATGTTCGTGACATCTTGTGCCTGTTGACCTGA
- a CDS encoding GntR family transcriptional regulator yields the protein MHFDWPKLYASVLGRPVQEKLAQGAARLIEHDIRAEKRRAGEVLGGSDEIARRYGLARETLLGAVRLLEDQGIARMRRGPGGGLMVLEESHATLTRFLAEYFLIRGITSVQRKEAEHAVALLSQAAGTGPSDSEDYSSGYSYALLTRGLDYKSPAAEPNGVSKISRVLRPFVDALEILEQWEDPPRPSALNEGSLAILVARLLADEVRRLRERGEERLGSEAELTERIGVSRQVLRQAVQMLETRGVLICRRGRSRGVEIRLEHARDAIERITQHYTRLDVGAAEFRPILSLIGRLNRHVMGMRTEPGDFTGLRRMIAEQDWTDANGHVRRIHMEWRMIDNPVLSLIEQSLAAYRACKAGKVAMDNAYDVDRLKAWSEEYLESLAVGDLAAADQVYCAIHGYADRVLGRY from the coding sequence GTGCATTTTGATTGGCCGAAGCTTTACGCCTCGGTGTTGGGACGTCCCGTCCAGGAAAAGCTGGCCCAAGGCGCTGCCCGGCTGATTGAGCATGATATTCGCGCGGAGAAGCGTCGCGCCGGCGAGGTGCTGGGCGGCAGTGACGAAATTGCCCGACGATATGGACTCGCGCGCGAAACGCTGCTGGGCGCTGTCCGGTTGTTGGAAGATCAGGGCATAGCCCGCATGCGGCGTGGCCCCGGTGGCGGACTCATGGTTCTGGAGGAGAGCCATGCGACCTTAACCCGCTTTCTCGCCGAATATTTTCTGATCCGCGGCATTACATCGGTGCAACGCAAAGAAGCTGAACATGCGGTTGCGTTGCTCAGTCAGGCTGCGGGGACTGGGCCAAGTGACAGCGAGGACTATAGTAGCGGTTATTCTTATGCACTGTTGACGCGCGGGCTGGATTATAAATCACCTGCTGCTGAACCCAATGGCGTTTCTAAAATCAGCCGAGTGTTGCGGCCTTTCGTGGATGCGCTCGAAATTTTGGAGCAGTGGGAAGATCCGCCTCGCCCGTCAGCGCTCAACGAGGGCAGTCTCGCTATTCTGGTCGCCCGTTTGTTGGCGGACGAAGTGCGGCGCCTGCGTGAGCGCGGCGAAGAACGGCTGGGCTCGGAAGCGGAACTCACGGAGCGGATTGGCGTGAGCCGTCAGGTATTGCGGCAGGCAGTGCAGATGCTCGAAACCCGCGGCGTATTGATCTGCCGCAGGGGCCGGAGCCGTGGCGTGGAGATCAGGCTCGAGCATGCACGGGATGCAATCGAACGCATTACTCAACACTACACTCGTTTGGATGTAGGCGCGGCCGAGTTTCGGCCTATCCTCTCCCTAATCGGCCGGCTCAATCGCCACGTCATGGGGATGCGTACTGAACCCGGCGATTTTACGGGGTTGAGGCGGATGATTGCGGAACAGGACTGGACAGACGCAAACGGGCATGTCCGGCGCATTCATATGGAATGGCGGATGATCGACAACCCGGTACTCAGTCTGATCGAACAATCACTCGCGGCGTATCGCGCCTGCAAGGCGGGCAAGGTCGCCATGGACAATGCTTATGACGTAGACCGCCTGAAGGCCTGGTCAGAAGAATATCTGGAAAGCCTTGCAGTCGGCGACCTTGCGGCCGCCGACCAGGTTTATTGCGCGATCCATGGCTATGCCGACCGGGTACTGGGGCGTTACTAA